The following is a genomic window from Leucoraja erinacea ecotype New England unplaced genomic scaffold, Leri_hhj_1 Leri_1754S, whole genome shotgun sequence.
TCTGGAATACAAGCCTCAAAGTGTGCAAAAGGTTCAATCGTACCTTTCAAAAGAAAACTGTAACCTTTAAAAAAGGAAATATTTGCATGGCCACACAAAAGGGAAGTGGGactgttaaatttattttttctgtAGAAATGGCTAAATAGCCTCTGCCTGGGTTTCTTAGTTCCACAGTTAATTCAAATCTTTTTGCACTAATTTCATGAAAATCGTCATTGCGTATTCTAAGCAGAACTTTGATTTCTCCACAATTGGGAGAGCTATCtaatgtggattaaaaaaaaaccttttaaagGTAATGTCTTTCTGAATTTTCTTTCACCTACCCTCAGCAATCAACATTCTGCCCAGTTACATTGAAATTGGCATTTAGCATAATCCCACACTGAAAACCACATTAGAATGAGGCATTTTGAGTGTCCATTCTGAAATAAAGTTGAATAATGCTAAAGTTATTCACTAGCACATGAAAAATACAATGCCTACAACATGGACAGCACAAATGCAAACATCAGATATTGAAAATCAAGTTGACCCCACCCAATCCCTCATTCCATTGCTCCAAGGATAGCACCCTTGATTGGAAACTTGTAATGTTATGGTGAAAATGCCCTGCCAAACTAAACAAGAAATGAAGTGATTTTAACAATCATTAAGGTTCCCCCCCACACTTTATGAGCTAAAGATTGCTTGGAGAAATCCATGTGGACAGGCTCTATTCAAAATCCACATCATTATTTTAATGAGGTTGTCATTCTAATTATACATGAAAACATTAATGCCACATTACTGCAGCAAAGGGATAGGAAGAATGAGACTTCAGTCACATTACAAGGGCAATATGGAAGTATGTACGGTTTCCAACACTGTTGATTCTCAAAAGGGTATATTTGCATGCAGAACACAGTACTACCTTTTTTAGGATAAGCCAAAGACAAATTGCCATTTTACAGGCATCATTCACTGTGTaagaacaaaatatatatattttaaatgctgttattcaaAAGTGCCCTGGAAATCGTGTTTTGCTTTACTGTAGATTCAGAAAACAAGCTACCAGCACTGTCATTGCACAAAGCTTTATTTACAATTAAACTTGCACATCAGCAACACAAATGAACACATCAGCAGGCCACAAATTAAAAGTGATACAGAAAAACAGAAGCTGAGTACTTCCGGTTTGCAGCAGGTAGGTAGGCAAGCATTTATATAACTGCATTACAGAACTACTGCATTATGTGAGTCAGTACTATACACTATACTTCACAGTGCTCATTTTGTTACTACTGTTACGAACTCATGCAAAGAAGGTAACTTAAGGATCTGGTGCAGGTTCAACACAAGAAACACCAGTACTTGTCATTCCAACATGAACATGTCACAACTCATTTCTCTAGACAAACGAGTCTCAATCCCATTCATTCTTCAGATCTGATTATGCTCTTTCGCAAAGTCACTGTTAATTCTCTTCACCTTGTTGTCAGGTTGACGTCACTCCCTGCCTGTTGGTTGCCAGGATCGGGGAAGCCCCTATCCTAGGCTCACCTTCTTCCGGATGTCTTCGTCATTCGCTCCAAGGGAGGCGTACAACTTGAATGCAGCTTGCCGGAGTTCGTGAGCATGTTTGAGGTCGTGGTCAAGCTGAAGAAAATTAGAAAATAAGAAGTAATGTACAACTAACTTTGAACATCCGTATAATGAATTACTCAGCCGTTGGAGATAAATTGTGAGCTGTGTTAATTTATATTTGACAAATATACTAATATTAAGATTGAATACTGAACAACGTGAATACTAAAATGAGACGACTATCCAGCATTTTAATTCTTCAAAGATGTTAGAGGTCTCACGACATTTAAGAACAATTGGTTTTCAAATTAAACACAGAAGTATTGGCAACAAAACGTGCTGGAGGATTTCAGCGTTTTAGGCAGGATCAGCGGGGGGGAATGACGTATCGGGTCAGGACTCTCTTTTAGACTGGGGGGGTAAAAGAGGTGGGAGGGAGACAAAACTTGGCAaataatagatggatacaggtgagggaggtttaaTTGCAGATGGAGTCATGACAAAGGCTAAAGGtaaaaaggagataaaagggtgtcaaaggagataaaagggtgtcAAATAAGACAAAAGAAGTAAAGCCAGAGgtatcccaagatgctgcctgagctgctgagtttctccagccctttgtgtgttTTTCAACATCAGCAGTTTCTAGTGTCTATAGAAGTAATAACTACATATAAGTTACTATACATAAACTAAAAGCCAACCTCACTAACATTATTGCAGGTAACACGTAAactaatttaattaaataaatggcAGCTATAAAGATGTAATAGTATGATCTTTTGCTTCATGAATGCAAGTTACAAATGAATCAAACAACTGATTTTGCTGAAGATTTGCCAGCCCACTGCGATTGTTAAGGGATTTATTATCTTTAAAGTGGAGGGCTCCACCTTTTGGAAAAAGGAGGAAAATCAACCCCTATCCTGAAGACAAAGTTTGACATTAAAGCAGAACAATAAATTCACAGGCTTTTATCTTCCAGTTCATTTGGATGAAGATAAGACTAAAAACAAAAGAGactaaaatacaaaataaaagttAATTTTCCACAGGCTCTGGTTTGAGGTTAGAAACTTCAACACAATAAAGTGAatcaccttttagtttagtttagagatacagcgcagaaacaggcccttcggtccaccgaatctgcaccaaccagcgatccctgcacatcaacactatcctacacaccgggagacaatttatatttataccaagccaattcacctgcaaacctgtacgtctttcgagagtgggaggaaaccgaagatcttggagaaaacccacatggtgacggggagaacgtacagacagcacccgtggtcgggatcgaacccaggttaccCTTTTGATATCTGTGATTGCGCTGACTGAACTAGGATACTTGAAATAATCAGCAAGCATTGCAATAAGATGATCTGTGATGCTGGCAATCCTCTGTAGCTCCACATCAGGTTCTATCAAGTATGCCAAGGTTTCAGCACCTTCCAcccgttcctccagcagtttctctTTACTGCACATCCTAACCAGGCATGGGAGTGTCTGAATCAAAAGCAATTAAGCAAGGTTAATCAAGCGACACAAACAATAATTTCCTACACATAGGCATAAGGCCCAAAGGATCAAAGGGAATCAGGAGTTTCAGTGGTCTGCCCTCTAGCAATATGCCTGTAAATCAACATCGCCAATACACAATGCAGTGGTTCACTCAAATGAATAGCATTCTCAACAGTATTTCCTATATTGTTTCAAGTAAACTCACGTAATCATTGTAATTCCATTAACTGAACCCACAAAAAGTTCCGCAATATGACAAGCTTGAATACGAagaattataatttataaatTTATTTCTACAATATGCCACATTTGATATTACAATAAACTGTCCTCAGTAACATTATGCAACTTTATATGGATTCACTTCTTCTCAGGCCCAATGTGTAAGGTAATGATTTTGCAGGGATTTTTACAGCTCTCCAATCGGCAGCATTTTTTGCAAATATTAGACACCACAAAAGAATCCTGAAGTGTTGTTACAGAAATATGTACTGGCACTGGGTATCCCAGACTTATGTTGTCAATCCTGTGACTTGAACTTGACTTGTGCAAGTCCAGAGAGCAGTTTTGAAATGCCAGGCATGAGACAGGAAAGAAATGAGAAAAGAGGAAGAGGGTTGGGGGTGCAGGGGGGCATTGTCCCTTGGTAGGGTTCCAAGGGGCAACGCCCCCTGGCGGGGGTAAAAGGGGGCAGCACCCCCTTTATGCAGAAATGttttgataattgtaccttgaaatgacaGTTTTCCTGCCtgtttacccttaatttatacTGTAATTGTTTTAATTGTGCCTTAAAATACACATTTTACTTGCTTGTCACTTACATTTACACAGAAAATTGGTAATAATCATACCTTAAAATGACACAAACTCCTTGCTTGTTTACACTTAAGTCATATTGAAAATTTTATATTAGACCTACACCTACTTGTAACATGATACATGTTCCTAGTTTGTTTAATCTAATTAGAGAGAAGTATCCTTTACACAGGAAATTATTGATAATTTTTTGATAATTATACCTTGAAATGTCACCATTTCCTTGTTtgtttacccttaatttatacTGTAATTTTTTTCAATTATACCTTACATTAACACATTTTACCTGATTGAATCGGGTAAAAAAAAGAATATTGTAGTGTCTATGACACAGACTCCTGAATGCTTTTGTTTTTCAAATGAAACAGTTCTtaaaccgaatttcaaaatccgctgAAAAATCTCATGCCTGAATGCTGACCTGCATTGTATTTACATAGAAACTACAAACACGCTGCACTTtgcataatattttaatttgtttaagGTTAAATGAAAGTACAGAATGTCCATGGCAAAACAAATTGTGTGGTACATCATTATATACAAAACATTATGAAATAGGATTAGTGGTTTttcagcccctcaagtctgcCTACCCATTCATTAAGACAAGGCTATTCTGATTGTAACTTCAACTTCCCATCCCCACCTACTCCATCAAACTCTCACCAATTTGTATCCATCTACCTTTATTAGATTCTATTTGGACTCTCTTTTGAGAAAGATACTTTGATAGACTCACAAATTTCAGAATAATATTTGCTTCATCTCCCATCATAAATCACTGAACCTTATTTTTAACTAGTAACCTTAGTTTTAAAATctgtcctctccacattcacttggTCAGAAAGCCTCAGGATCTTATACTTTTCAATGAAGTCCTTTCTCCTTCTTAACTCATGGATACAAACCTGGTCTTTCCAACCTATCTTCATTTGACAATACACATCAGTCCACTAAGCCTTCTCAGGTGCTCCCAATGCATTTACATCAATCTTTAAAACAAGGAATCCAGTACATTGAACAatacagatgtggtctcaccaatgttctATAAAATGAAACATAACCTTTGTATTCAATTAACACTAACATTCCTAGTTACTAGTATATAGTTTATTGTGACACATATTAGGACACCCAGAATCATCTGCATCTCAGAACTCTGCAATCTAGAACAAAATTCATGATAAagtatatgaggaaggacatccttgtgattgaagcagtgcagcgtaggttcaccagattgatccctgggatggtgggactgtcatatgaggatagattgaaaagactaggcttgtattcactggagtttagaagggtgaggggggctcttatagaaacatataaaattataaaaggactggacaagcgagatgcaggaaaaatgttcccaatgttgggtgagtccagaaccaggagccacagtcttagaataaaggggaggtcatttaagactgaggtgagaaagaactttttcacccagagagttgtgaatttatgaaattccctgccacagagggcagtggaggccaagtcattggatggatttaagagagagttagttggagctctaggggctagtgaagtcaggggatatggggagaaggcaggcacggattattgatagaggatgatcagccatgatcacaatgaatggcggtgctggctcgaaggtccgaatggcctcctcctgcacctattttctatgtttctatgataccctAACACAATTATGTTTTTTAATGACATTTGTAATATTGCTAAATTGTTACTTTTGTTGACAAACAGAGAGAAATGAACCTCAGCAATTTTACATAATTCTTAAAAGGAACATTTTTCTCTCCGTTGCATTGGCACACCCCATGACAATTTTCTAGTTTTCACAGTCCATATCTGCCTACAGTTCTAGTAACAATGTGTTTGAAAAGTCTGAGAGAAGATGTGATACGATAAAAGACTTGACCGTGCATTCTTTTACGTCAATGGAATTATTTCTAGTTTGTTTAAATATGACAATGAGCAGAAAATCATACTATTTCACCTGCCAACATCTGGGATAACGGCTAACTTAAACCAAGTTAAAATAAGCAGCTTAAAGTGTCTAATATAATTTGCATTAATTTTaataaagaaaatctgagaacTTATCTCAAAAGTCATAATTCAGTGCAGGcctgcaaatccaatctcacagcacttgaagCGGAGGGCAGGccacaaatccaatctcacagcactggaAGCGGAGTGCAGgctgcaaatccaatctcacagcactcgaAGCGTAGTGCAGTccacaaatccaatctcacagcactcgaAGCGTAGTGCAGTCCACAAATCCAATCTCATAGTACTCcaaacagagtgcaggcagcaagtccaacctcaaaGGACTCCAAACAAAGTGCATGCAGCAATTCCAACCTCACAGCTCCCCAAGCAGAGAACAGGCAGTAAATCAAATCTCACAGCgctccaagcagggtgcaggcagcATGTCCAATCTCACAGCGCTCCAAGCAGAGAACAGGCAGTaagtccaatctcacagcactccaagcagagagtcacagcactccaagcagcagGCAACAATTCCAACCTCACAGCTCTCCAAGCAGAGTCAGCAATTCCAACCTCACAGCGCTCCAAGCAGAGAACAGGCAGTAAGTCAAATCTCACAGTGatccaagcagggtgcaggcagcaagaccactttattttttttcactttattgatttttaagagatatatacaaaacagtgcaacaccatcacaataaataaaacaaaataagaaaaacaacaatcaaaataaaaaaataagtagataggggggaaaaaaagaagtaaataaataaaaaattggaataagaccatgtggttcacttaccaaattaaaaaaagaaaaaaacattacattgattagttatctggagataattcaatattcatgcaaacataccatctagttctatataacacaatcttcccatatcaagctcggcatttatctaattgctgtcatggctcaaataaacggtccatttttcccagatcttctcaaatgaattctccttgactctcaaggaatatgtcaatttctccatattaaagatgtctcgcacaatttctaaccgctgttcctgttttggacttttttcattaagccactgcctggtaatggtcttcttacttgctgcaaggaaacctttaatcaaatatgtatcttctatgtTGACAATATATTTAAcatgccccagatacatcacagggctggtatttgggattttataacccaagatattttttATAACTGCATTAACAGTTTCCCAGTATGGCCATAGTTCCAGataatatgcgagtggt
Proteins encoded in this region:
- the LOC129716151 gene encoding armadillo repeat-containing protein 8-like, producing the protein MCSKEKLLEERVEGAETLAYLIEPDVELQRIASITDHLIAMLADYFKYPSSVSAITDIKRLDHDLKHAHELRQAAFKLYASLGANDEDIRKKVSLG